Proteins encoded by one window of Dioscorea cayenensis subsp. rotundata cultivar TDr96_F1 chromosome 6, TDr96_F1_v2_PseudoChromosome.rev07_lg8_w22 25.fasta, whole genome shotgun sequence:
- the LOC120263356 gene encoding protein PHLOEM PROTEIN 2-LIKE A5-like, translating to MSQQQQASDNHKHWDCLGAICISTKGLDIVWGEDSRYWKQVQIPKDDGTELNYGEGMELLRVCWLEIRGTLNLEETHLLPNMTYKLFYIIKFKVGAFGWDEGPVPLHLVTPDGHQIKRNDNFGIYLKNKWHKVFGGEFTVGSTRKGNVRFAINGFNTSCWKGGMVLHGVLIEPKK from the exons ATgagccaacaacaacaagcttcGGACAATCATAAACAT TGGGATTGTTTGGGTGCGATTTGCATCTCTACAAAAGGTTTGGACATTGTTTGGGGAGAAGATTCGAGATATTGGAAGCAGGTTCAAATTCCCAAAGATGATGGAACAGA attaaattatggagagggAATGGAGTTGCTTCGAGTGTGTTGGTTGGAAATAAGAGGAACACTAAACTTAGAAGAAACACATCTGTTACCAAACATgacttataaattattttacatcATAAAGTTCAAAGTTGGTGCTTTTGGGTGGGATGAGGGCCCTGTTCCACTTCATTTAGTAACTCCAGATGGTCACCAGATTAAGAGAAATGACAACTTTGGAATATACCTTAAGAATAAATGGCACAAAGTTTTTGGTGGTGAATTCACTGTTGGATCAACCAGGAAGGGAAATGTTAGATTTGCAATAAATGGATTCAACACTTCTTGCTGGAAGGGTGGCATGGTTCTTCATGGTGTCCTAATTGAACCCAAAAAATGA
- the LOC120263426 gene encoding uncharacterized protein LOC120263426 isoform X1 yields MGTSKQNIGPLFDSLKMERVRNLRTILTHKYPYPHEHTRHLMTAVVVGCLFFISSDNLHTLVQKLDNNIKWWSMYICLFGFFYFFSSPFIGKTIKPSYSNFSRWYVAWIFIAALYHLPSFQSMGVDMRMNLSLFLTIYVSSVLFLIAFHIVFLGLWYVGIVARVAGRRPAILKIIQNCTVISIACCVFYSHCGNRAILREKSFDRRNSGWFSFSPFKKQDRNAWISKFLRMHELKDQICSSWFAPVGSASDYPFLSKWVIYGELACAGSCGPSDEISPIYSLWATFIGLYMANYVIERSSGWALTHPLSISEYEALKKQMKPDFLDMVPWYSGTSADLFKTVFDLLVSVTLFVGRFDMRMMQAAMNEVQDESKDGDLLYDHFSSKDGLWFDFMADTGDGGNSSYTVARLLAQPSLKVKSGGSTRTLPRGDLLLIGGDLAYPNPSEFTYERRLFCPFEAALQPPSWYKIEHIAVDKPELPYGISRLKDYDGPQCFIIPGNHDWFDGLHTFMRYICHKSWLGGWFLPQKKSYFALQLPKGWWIFGLDQALHGDIDVYQFKFFAKLCESKVGENDSVIIMTHEPNWLLDWYWNDVSGKNVSHLIHEYLKGRCKLRLAGDLHHYTRHSVVPSDKPVHVQHLLVNGCGGAFLHPTHVFKNFNKFCGASYESKAAYPSYDDSSRIALGNILKFRKKNWQFDFIGGIIYFVLVFSMLPQCNLFQILHQDSWSGRLSSFFSTMWDALVYMLESSHVSLIGTLVLIMASIFFVPPKLSRKKRITVGVLHVLAHLTAAVILMLLLELSIEICIRNRLLATSGYHTLYEWYRSMEREHFPDPTGLRARIEQWTFGLYPACIKYLMSAFDVPEVMAVTRSRICKKGMESLSRGGATIYYGSVFLYFWVLSTPVVSLIFGSYLYICINWFHIHFDEAFSSLRIANYKSFTRFHITENGNLEIFTLAVDKVPKDWKLDPDWDEELKRPLQLSHYRKYPSKWRAASASDPVNTVRIVDHFTIELTTKNAISENGS; encoded by the exons ATGGGGACAAGCAAGCAGAATATTGGTCCATTATTTGATTCTCTCAAAATGGAAAGGGTTAGGAATCTTAGGACAATTTTGACTCACAAGTACCCTTATCCACATGAACATACTAGACATTTAATGACTGCAGTAGTTGTGGGTTGCTTATTCTTCATCTCATCCGATAACCTGCATACCCTTGTGCAAAAACTGGACAACAATATTAAGTGGTGGTCCATGTATATCTGTTTGTTCGggtttttctatttcttttcatCTCCATTTATTGGAAAGACTATTAAACCAAGCTATTCAAATTTTAGCCGCTG GTATGTTGCATGGATCTTCATTGCAGCTTTGTATCACCTTCCCAGTTTTCAGTCAATGGGAGTGGATATGAGGATgaatctttctctttttcttactATATATGTTTCATCTGTGCTTTTCCTTATTGCCTTCCACATTGTATTTCTTGGTCTCTGGTATGTTGGCATTGTTGCTCGTGTAGCTGGAAGGAGACCAGCAATATTAAAAATCATCCAAAATTGTACG GTCATCAGCATAGCATGCTGTGTTTTTTACAGCCACTGTGGTAATCGTGctattttaagagaaaaatcctTTGATAGGAGAAATTCTGGCTGGTTTTCTTTCTCACCTTTCAAGAAGCAAGATAGAAATGCTTGGATATCGAAGTTCCTTCGAATGCATGAGTTGAAAGATCAAATCTGTTCATCTTGGTTCGCACCAGTTGGATCTGCAAGTGATTATCCTTTTTTGTCTAAATGGGTTATTTATGGGGAG TTAGCTTGTGCTGGATCATGTGGTCCATCGGATGAAATTTCCCCTATTTACTCATTGTGGGCTACGTTCATTGGTCTTTACATGGCGAATTATGTGATAGAGCGATCATCAGG ATGGGCTCTCACTCACCCTCTATCAATATCAGAATATGAggcattgaagaagcaaatgaaaCCTGACTTCTTAGATATGGTTCCTTGGTATTCTGG AACGTCAGCAGATTTATTCAAGACAGTGTTTGATCTATTGGTGTCCGTAACATTGTTTGTTGGACGATTTGATATGCGTATGATGCAG GCTGCCATGAATGAGGTTCAAGATGAGTCTAAAGATGGTGACCTGTTGTATGATCATTTTAGCAGCAAAGATGGTCTTTGGTTTGATTTCATGGCAGACACTGGCGATGGTGGAAATTCATCCTATACTGTAGCTCGGCTTCTGGCCCAGCCTTCACTCAAGGTTAAATCTGGTGGCTCCACGCGTACTCTTCCTCGTGGAGACCTACTTTTaattggaggagatcttgc GTATCCTAATCCTTCTGAGTTCACATATGAGAGGCGCCTTTTTTGCCCGTTTGAAGCCGCTCTCCAGCCTCCTTCCTGGTATAAAATTGAGCATATAGCCGTGGACAAACCAGAGCTTCCTTATGGGATATCACGATTGAAGGACTATGATGGTCCTCAATGTTTTATAATTCCTGGCAATCATG ATTGGTTTGATGGGCTTCACACATTTATGAGATATATATGCCATAAGAGCTGGCTGGGTGGGTGGTTTTTGCCCCAGAAAAAGAGCTATTTTGCCCTGCAACTCCCGAAAGGATGGTGGATATTTGGTCTTGATCAGGCTCTCCATGGTGATATTGATGTGTACCAGTTCAAATTTTTTGCGAAGTTATGTGAAAGTAAG GTTGGAGAAAATGATTCTGTGATTATTATGACACATGAACCAAATTGGCTTCTTGATTGGTACTGGAATGATGTTAGCGGGAAAAATGTATCTCATTTGATTCATGAATACCTTAAAGGACGATGCAAACTTCGCCTGGCAGGGGACTTGCACCATTACACGCGACATTCTGTTGTTCCATCAGATAAGCCAGTGCATGTTCAGCATTTACTTGTCAATGGTTGTGGTGGGGCCTTTTTGCACCCCACGCAtgtcttcaaaaatttcaacaagTTCTGTGGAGCTTCTTATGAGAGCAAGGCAGCTTATCCATCTTATGATGATTCAAGCAGG ATTGCGCTCGGTAATATTTTGAAGTTCCGAAAGAAGAATTGGCAATTTGACTTCATTGGCGGGATTATATACTTTGTTTTGGTCTTCTCTATGTTGCCTCAG TgcaatctcttccaaattttGCATCAAGACTCCTGGTCTGGCCGCCTCTCTAGTTTCTTTAGTACAATGTGGGATGCTCTTGTATACATGCTAGAAAGCTCTCATGTGTCTTTAATAGGAACCCTTGTATTGATAATGGCATCAATATTCTTTGTGCCACCCAAATTGTCAAGAAAGAAGAGGATCACAGTTGGAGTTCTTCATGTTCTCGCACATCTGACTGCAGCAGTAATTCTTATGCTGCTTTTGGAGTTGAGCATTGAGATATGCATTCGAAATCGGCTGTTGGCAACTTCAG gtTATCATACTTTATACGAATGGTATCGGTCTATGGAGCGGGAACACTTCCCAGATCCTACTGGACTTCGAGCACGAATAGAACAATGGACATTTGGGCTTTATCCTGCATGTATAAAGTACCTCATGTCTGCTTTTGATGTTCCTGAG GTTATGGCTGTCACCAGAAGCCGAATATGCAAGAAAGGGATGGAATCCCTTTCCCGAGGTGGTGCAACGATTTACTACGGCTCCGTCTTCCTTTATTTCTGGGTCCTGTCAACCCCTGTTGTATCATTGATATTCGGCAGTTACTTGTACATCTGTATCAATTGGTTCCACATACACTTCGATGAAGCCTTCTCTTCCCTACGGATCGCAAATTACAAGTCATTTACCCGGTTCCATATCACCGAAAATGGCAACCTTGAAATCTTCACTCTTGCAGTAGACAAG GTACCGAAAGACTGGAAATTAGATCCTGATTGGGATGAGGAGCTGAAGAGACCGCTGCAGTTGAGCCATTACCGGAAATACCCAAGCAAGTGGAGAGCTGCCTCAGCATCTGACCCTGTCAACACTGTCCGAATTGTTGACCATTTTACCATTGAACTGACAACTAAGAATGCCATTTCTGAAAATGGAAGTTAA
- the LOC120263426 gene encoding uncharacterized protein LOC120263426 isoform X2, which yields MALWFNCAAAGRRPAILKIIQNCTVISIACCVFYSHCGNRAILREKSFDRRNSGWFSFSPFKKQDRNAWISKFLRMHELKDQICSSWFAPVGSASDYPFLSKWVIYGELACAGSCGPSDEISPIYSLWATFIGLYMANYVIERSSGWALTHPLSISEYEALKKQMKPDFLDMVPWYSGTSADLFKTVFDLLVSVTLFVGRFDMRMMQAAMNEVQDESKDGDLLYDHFSSKDGLWFDFMADTGDGGNSSYTVARLLAQPSLKVKSGGSTRTLPRGDLLLIGGDLAYPNPSEFTYERRLFCPFEAALQPPSWYKIEHIAVDKPELPYGISRLKDYDGPQCFIIPGNHDWFDGLHTFMRYICHKSWLGGWFLPQKKSYFALQLPKGWWIFGLDQALHGDIDVYQFKFFAKLCESKVGENDSVIIMTHEPNWLLDWYWNDVSGKNVSHLIHEYLKGRCKLRLAGDLHHYTRHSVVPSDKPVHVQHLLVNGCGGAFLHPTHVFKNFNKFCGASYESKAAYPSYDDSSRIALGNILKFRKKNWQFDFIGGIIYFVLVFSMLPQCNLFQILHQDSWSGRLSSFFSTMWDALVYMLESSHVSLIGTLVLIMASIFFVPPKLSRKKRITVGVLHVLAHLTAAVILMLLLELSIEICIRNRLLATSGYHTLYEWYRSMEREHFPDPTGLRARIEQWTFGLYPACIKYLMSAFDVPEVMAVTRSRICKKGMESLSRGGATIYYGSVFLYFWVLSTPVVSLIFGSYLYICINWFHIHFDEAFSSLRIANYKSFTRFHITENGNLEIFTLAVDKVPKDWKLDPDWDEELKRPLQLSHYRKYPSKWRAASASDPVNTVRIVDHFTIELTTKNAISENGS from the exons ATGGctttgtggtttaattgtgcTGCAG CTGGAAGGAGACCAGCAATATTAAAAATCATCCAAAATTGTACG GTCATCAGCATAGCATGCTGTGTTTTTTACAGCCACTGTGGTAATCGTGctattttaagagaaaaatcctTTGATAGGAGAAATTCTGGCTGGTTTTCTTTCTCACCTTTCAAGAAGCAAGATAGAAATGCTTGGATATCGAAGTTCCTTCGAATGCATGAGTTGAAAGATCAAATCTGTTCATCTTGGTTCGCACCAGTTGGATCTGCAAGTGATTATCCTTTTTTGTCTAAATGGGTTATTTATGGGGAG TTAGCTTGTGCTGGATCATGTGGTCCATCGGATGAAATTTCCCCTATTTACTCATTGTGGGCTACGTTCATTGGTCTTTACATGGCGAATTATGTGATAGAGCGATCATCAGG ATGGGCTCTCACTCACCCTCTATCAATATCAGAATATGAggcattgaagaagcaaatgaaaCCTGACTTCTTAGATATGGTTCCTTGGTATTCTGG AACGTCAGCAGATTTATTCAAGACAGTGTTTGATCTATTGGTGTCCGTAACATTGTTTGTTGGACGATTTGATATGCGTATGATGCAG GCTGCCATGAATGAGGTTCAAGATGAGTCTAAAGATGGTGACCTGTTGTATGATCATTTTAGCAGCAAAGATGGTCTTTGGTTTGATTTCATGGCAGACACTGGCGATGGTGGAAATTCATCCTATACTGTAGCTCGGCTTCTGGCCCAGCCTTCACTCAAGGTTAAATCTGGTGGCTCCACGCGTACTCTTCCTCGTGGAGACCTACTTTTaattggaggagatcttgc GTATCCTAATCCTTCTGAGTTCACATATGAGAGGCGCCTTTTTTGCCCGTTTGAAGCCGCTCTCCAGCCTCCTTCCTGGTATAAAATTGAGCATATAGCCGTGGACAAACCAGAGCTTCCTTATGGGATATCACGATTGAAGGACTATGATGGTCCTCAATGTTTTATAATTCCTGGCAATCATG ATTGGTTTGATGGGCTTCACACATTTATGAGATATATATGCCATAAGAGCTGGCTGGGTGGGTGGTTTTTGCCCCAGAAAAAGAGCTATTTTGCCCTGCAACTCCCGAAAGGATGGTGGATATTTGGTCTTGATCAGGCTCTCCATGGTGATATTGATGTGTACCAGTTCAAATTTTTTGCGAAGTTATGTGAAAGTAAG GTTGGAGAAAATGATTCTGTGATTATTATGACACATGAACCAAATTGGCTTCTTGATTGGTACTGGAATGATGTTAGCGGGAAAAATGTATCTCATTTGATTCATGAATACCTTAAAGGACGATGCAAACTTCGCCTGGCAGGGGACTTGCACCATTACACGCGACATTCTGTTGTTCCATCAGATAAGCCAGTGCATGTTCAGCATTTACTTGTCAATGGTTGTGGTGGGGCCTTTTTGCACCCCACGCAtgtcttcaaaaatttcaacaagTTCTGTGGAGCTTCTTATGAGAGCAAGGCAGCTTATCCATCTTATGATGATTCAAGCAGG ATTGCGCTCGGTAATATTTTGAAGTTCCGAAAGAAGAATTGGCAATTTGACTTCATTGGCGGGATTATATACTTTGTTTTGGTCTTCTCTATGTTGCCTCAG TgcaatctcttccaaattttGCATCAAGACTCCTGGTCTGGCCGCCTCTCTAGTTTCTTTAGTACAATGTGGGATGCTCTTGTATACATGCTAGAAAGCTCTCATGTGTCTTTAATAGGAACCCTTGTATTGATAATGGCATCAATATTCTTTGTGCCACCCAAATTGTCAAGAAAGAAGAGGATCACAGTTGGAGTTCTTCATGTTCTCGCACATCTGACTGCAGCAGTAATTCTTATGCTGCTTTTGGAGTTGAGCATTGAGATATGCATTCGAAATCGGCTGTTGGCAACTTCAG gtTATCATACTTTATACGAATGGTATCGGTCTATGGAGCGGGAACACTTCCCAGATCCTACTGGACTTCGAGCACGAATAGAACAATGGACATTTGGGCTTTATCCTGCATGTATAAAGTACCTCATGTCTGCTTTTGATGTTCCTGAG GTTATGGCTGTCACCAGAAGCCGAATATGCAAGAAAGGGATGGAATCCCTTTCCCGAGGTGGTGCAACGATTTACTACGGCTCCGTCTTCCTTTATTTCTGGGTCCTGTCAACCCCTGTTGTATCATTGATATTCGGCAGTTACTTGTACATCTGTATCAATTGGTTCCACATACACTTCGATGAAGCCTTCTCTTCCCTACGGATCGCAAATTACAAGTCATTTACCCGGTTCCATATCACCGAAAATGGCAACCTTGAAATCTTCACTCTTGCAGTAGACAAG GTACCGAAAGACTGGAAATTAGATCCTGATTGGGATGAGGAGCTGAAGAGACCGCTGCAGTTGAGCCATTACCGGAAATACCCAAGCAAGTGGAGAGCTGCCTCAGCATCTGACCCTGTCAACACTGTCCGAATTGTTGACCATTTTACCATTGAACTGACAACTAAGAATGCCATTTCTGAAAATGGAAGTTAA
- the LOC120263840 gene encoding protein PHLOEM PROTEIN 2-LIKE A9-like, producing MTEQEQTSEYHGTPWKANQNKSEVLGGGEVCICSKDLKIVWGDDWRFWKQVKIPNGDNKWLKCEDGMELVQVCYLEVTGTLDLDKQEQLSAGNTYELFYIIKFKIDAFGWQDCPVLLHLVTPNGDKIKKSVNFEDYRKKGEGWYPVLGGEFTVGSPLKGKISFGIHETETPFWKGGIILHGVLIQPKK from the exons ATGACTGAACAAGAGCAAACTTCAGAATATCATGGCACTCCTTGGAAGGCTAATCAAAAT AAATCGGAAGTATTAGGGGGAGGTGAGGTTTGCATCTGTTCAAAGGACTTGAAAATTGTTTGGGGAGATGATTGGAGGTTTTGGAAACAGGTGAAAATTCCGAATGGTGATAATAAATG GTTAAAATGTGAAGATGGAATGGAGTTGGTTCAAGTGTGTTATCTGGAAGTAACAGGGACACTAGACTTGGATAAACAAGAACAGTTGTCAGCAGGCAATACTTATGAATTGTTCTACATTATAAAGTTCAAAATTGATGCATTTGGGTGGCAGGATTGCCCTGTTTTACTTCACTTAGTGACCCCAAATGGTGATAAGATTAAGAAAAGTGTCAACTTTGAAGATTACAGGAAGAAGGGTGAAGGATGGTACCCAGTTCTTGGAGGTGAATTCACTGTTGGATCACCCTTGAAGGGAAAAATCAGCTTTGGAATTCATGAAACAGAGACTCCTTTTTGGAAGGGTGGCATAATCCTTCACGGTGTCCTTATTCAACCCAAGAAATAA
- the LOC120263841 gene encoding uncharacterized protein PHLOEM PROTEIN 2-LIKE A4-like — protein sequence MVSAHQIGMLAGNYTMWEAGGKQGLTLNTKAVNVIWGGEACKGRYWKNSLEGSAQVLELLAVYWLEVTGKIPLSLLSPNTKYKLLFNIKVTSDASGWNSPVILKVSLPGNRIHPVYVNLYEYAGHGWVDVPEGGLEFTVPPDDSGKLSFSMYENECDEWKKGLIIREVKFQPETAVRRII from the exons ATGGTATCAGCACATCAGATTGGCATGCTAGCAGGAAACTACACGATG TGGGAAGCAGGCGGAAAGCAGGGGTTGACTCTGAACACCAAGGCAGTCAATGTAATCTGGGGAGGTGAGGCCTGCAAAGGTAGGTATTGGAAGAATAGTTTAGAGGGTTCTGCACAGGTTCTCGAGCTATTGGCTGTCTATTGGCTAGAGGTCACAGGAAAGATCCCGCTAAGTTTACTCAGCccaaacaccaaatacaaattattgtttaacataAAAGTCACTTCAGATGCTTCCGGCTGGAATAGTCCAGTGATATTAAAAGTAAGTTTGCCAGGAAATAGGATACACCCTGTATATGTCAACCTTTATGAATATGCGGGTCATGGTTGGGTGGATGTTCCTGAAGGAGGACTAGAATTTACTGTTCCACCAGACGATTCAGGAAAACTATCATTTTCCATGTATGAAAATGAATGTGATGAGTGGAAGAAAGGTTTAATCATTAGGGAAGTGAAATTTCAACCAGAGACTGCAGTTAGAAGAATAATTTAA